The window TCGTTGGGAAAACCGCTTCCGACACCAGCGTTGTTCTCTACGAGAACCTCATGGTTGTTGGCCACCATAACCTCAACGCCTGCCGGAGTCATTGCAACACGATTCTCCAGTACTTTGATTTCCTTTAGAATTCCAACAATCATGGCATTACTCCTTGAAAGTAATAATGAAAAAATGTTCCCGGTATGATCCCGCCCGGAGGAGAGGAGAAAGGGCGAAACCACACCAGGAATCCTGGTACCACTATTTAAAGGATATATGGAACCTTCAGGTTATATCCTTCGTACACGACAAAACTCTCAACAGTCTGAACATCATCTATCTTTGTTACCTGGCTGGTGACGAATTCGAGCAAGTTATATTCTTCATTAAGCAGTACCTGCAGAATGATATCGTATCTGCCTGTAACAATTCCTGCTGAAACCACGCCTTTGAGCTGGCTGAATTCCTGAGCCTTTTTCTGGAGCTCCATGCTTTTGAGTTTTACCCCAAGGTAGAGCAGGTTATGACCGGGCAGGGCGTCTACCCGGATATTGCCGGATATATCGAGGAGACCTTCTTCAATCAGCTTATTGACCCGACTGCGTACGGTATTCTCAGTGATGGAAAGATCAGTAGCGATCAGCTTGAAAGATTTACGGCCATCTTTGAGGTGTCGGATTATCTCGATGTTTGTCGCATCAAGTTTCATGGTGATCGTGTCCTTTATTATTACATTTATTCTGACCGGTATGTGCTTGCGCATCAAAAATCAGATATAGCTCCGATTGAGTATAATGTCAAAATAAAAGATCAATAATTGTAAAAACATAAATTTGGAATTTCCAATATTCGGATTACCTCATGCGTAAAAGGCTCGGGCACGTGTGGGAAAGATCTGGCTTTTCACTGCCCCTATACTATGAGATCAGGTTTTTTAAGGAGTCTATCGGGCGTAATACACCAGACTTTCGTTGAGGAGCAGTTAAGGGGGCACGCGCATTGTACTACGGATACTGCTTTGACCAATCTGTTGTCAGCTGCATTTCTCCTGCCCGGCCGGTCTTTTTACAGCCTCGGACGGCAGCAGTTGGCTGCATGAGCAGGCAGAAGCGGGGTCGCCGGTTTTATGGCATATGGCGGTGAGCGGGTGTTTGCGGGTACCGGCACGTTGCTTGGAAAAATTAATAATCAGTCCGGAGCATATAATAACCGTCAGGCTGATAATAAAAAGCAGAATAAACGTGGTCATAATTCAGATTCCATCATAGCGGTTAGCCGCCGAAATCATCAAATTTAATGTTTTCTCCCTCGACTCCGAGATCTTCAAGCATATTGATCACGGCGGCATTCATCATCGGCGGTCCGCAAATATAGTAGTGTATATCTTCAGGAGCCGGGTGGTCTTTGAGGTACTTTTCGTACAGTACATTGTGGATAAAGCCCACATCACCCTGCCATTTATCTTCGGGCAGCGGGTCGGAGAGCGCAAGGTGAAAGGAAAAATTATCGTTGTTTTTTTCTATCTCATAGAAATCCTCAAGGTAGAAACATTCCTTGAGGCTGCGTCCACCATACCAGTATGAGACTTTGCGATTGGTGTGGTGGGTCTTAAACAGATCGAAGACATGACTGCGGAGAGGGGCCATGCCCGCGCCGCCACCGATAATGATGACTTCTGATTGGGATTCATCCATAAAGAATTCACCAAAAGGACCGGAGATGGTTACCTCGTCACCGGCCTTGAGGTTGAATATATACGAGCTCACCTGACCCGGGGGAATGTCTTTCTTTGCTCCCGGCGGTGGACTGGCAATCCGCACGTTCAGCTTGATAACCCCTCTTTCACCGGGATAGTTGGCCATGGAGTAAGCCCTGGTAACCGGGGTATGGACATGGGACTTGTACTGGAACATCTGAAATTTGGTCCAGTCGCTCAGATATGATTCACCAATATCAAAGCTGGCGTAGGAGAGTGTATGCGGCGGTACTTCGATCTGGATATAGCCTCCGGCCTTGAAATCGACATTTTCGCCGGGGGGCAGTTCCAGTATCAGCTCCTTTATGAAAGTGGCAACGTTCTCATTTGAAACGACTTTACATTGCCATTTCCTGGCATCAAGCATGGAATTCGGCACTTCGATTTTCAAATCACGCTTCACTGGCACCTGGCAGGAGAGGCGCATCCCTTCGCGTTCTTCCCGTCGGTTGATCTTTCCTTTCTCTGTAGGAAGAATGGCGCCACCGCCTTCAGAGATAATGCATCGACACTGACCGCAGGTGCCACCGCCACCACAGGCAGAGGAGAGAATGATGCCGTTGTCGGCCAGGGTTGTGAGCAGTTTTCCTCCGGGTTTACCGGTAACAACCTTGTCCTCGTTTATGATGATGTTGATATCACCGCTGGGCAGCAGGGTTTTCTTGGTAATAACGATAAGCGTCACAAGTACCAGCTGGATGCCGAGAAAACAGAGTACGGCATAAAGAATCTCATTCATATTCTGCCTCCTATACCATGAACATAAGCATCATTTACAAAATGAAATGGCAGAACCGACGAGACATTGCTACTGGCTTTGTGCTGTGAAGGAGAGTCATTTTTGCACATAAATCTGCTCATGAGAAGTTCTGGTTAGAGTTGCATTCCTGCAAGGCCCATAAACGCAATGGCCATCAAACCTGCGGTGATAAAGGTCATCCCAAGGCCTTTCAGACCTGCGGGCGGGTCGGCATACTCACTGCGTTCACGAATTCCTGCCAGTACTACCACCGCCAGAAAAAAACCTGCTCCTGCGCCAATGCCGTAAGCGACGCTTTCACCAAAGGTGTAATCACGTTCGACCATGAAGAGTGAAGCACCGAGAATGGCGCAGTTGACGGTAAGCAGCGGCAGGAAGATGCCAAGGGTGTTGTAGAGTGCCGGTAAAAAACGGTCGAGCACCATTTCTAGTATCTGCACCACTGCGGCGATGATGGCGATGTAGGTGAGTAATCCCAGAAAGGTGAGGTCGATATCGGGTTGTCCGGCCCATGACAGGGCTCCTGGCTTGAGCAGAGTCGAGAGCACCAGGTTATTCAGGGGCACCGTGATGATCTGCAAAAAAAGAACAGCCGACCCGAGACCTATGGCGGTTTTTACCTGCTTGGAGATAGCAAGGAAGGTACACATGCCGAGGAAAAAGCTGAGCGGCAGGTTCTCAAGAAAGACTGAGCGGAAAATTATATCGAGATAGTGGCCCATTATTCAGTCTCCTGTTGATCCGGCAATGCTGTACGCACTGCCCAGATGATCAGTGCGACAAGGAAGAAAGCGCTGGCCGGCAGTACCAGCAGGCCGTTCGGGATATACCAGCCGCCATTGCTCACTGTTCTCATAATCTCGTAGCCGAACACCGAGCCGGACCCAAAAAGCTCGCGTATAAAGGCCACCAAGATCAGGATAAAGCTGTAGCCCAGCCCGTTGCCGACACCGTCCAGGAAAGAGGCCACCGGCGGATTGCTCATGGCGAACCCTTCAGCCCGACCCATGATGATGCAGTTGGTGATGATCAGCCCGACATAGATTGAAAGCTGTTTCGAGAGTTCGAAGACAAACGCTTTCAGGATCTGATCGACCAGTATAACCAGAGTGGCTATAACGGTGATCTGGATGCCGATACGAACCGAGTTCGGGATCTGGAAGCGCACTATGGAGATCGTCAGACTGGAGAAAGCAGTAACAAAGATTACACAGACCGACATCACGAAGGCGGTGGCCATCTGGCCGGTTACCGCCAACGCCGAACAGATACCGAGAATCAGCAGGGCGATAGGGTTACGCTTGAATATGGGAAATACGACCAGTTCGAGTTTTGATTCAGCCATTTGAATTGTCCTTTTTCTTCAGTTGGCTCAAAAATGGTTGGAAACCGTGATCTCCGAACCAGAATTTCAACAGATCCGAAACACCGTTGGAGGTGAGGGTGGCGCCGGAAAGGCCATCGATCTCATAGGCAGCATCGGCTGAAGTCTCGTCGATAGTGCCTTTGATGACTCTGATTGCAACATCTTCATCCTTGTACACCTTTTTCCCACCCCAGCGTTGCTGCCATCGGGGGTTTGAAACTTCGCCGCCCAGTCCCGGCGTCTCACCATGCTCATAGAAGGAGACTCCGCGGATAGTGTTCAGGTCGCTGTCTATGGCCACATAGGCATACATGGTGGACCAGAGCCCCTTACCCCGCACGGGCAACACTATCTGGGAGATGGCGTCGTTGTCCTTTATCACATAGACCAGGGAAATTTTTTCCTGGCGGCCAAGCTTGGCGAGATCTGCGTCGGGCTCAATCGGTCGGCCCAGATCGTTTGAAAGAGCGGCTCTTCGCTGGTTGTAGTTTTTGGGATCAAGCTGGTCTGCTTCAACAAACTCGCCGCTTTCAAGATCGACCAGCCGGGTCTCAACGTTGGCAAAGAGTTGGTCTATCGACTTCCCTTCCTCGAAGAGGCCCGCCGCATAAAGGATGTTTTTCTGGCGATCGAGCTGACGGTTGGCTTCCTGTCTGGGGCGCAACCCCACTGCCGCTCCTGCCACCAGGGCAGAACAGGCGAAGGCCAGGATAAGAACCGAATAAAATGGTTTGGCGGCTCGTATGTCAACCATGGCGGAGCCTCCTCCTCTTGATGTTGGCTTGCAGTACGAAATAATCAAAGAGCGGCGCAAAGACATTGCCCAGGATAATCGCCAGCATTGTCCCCTCTGGGTAGGCAGGGTTGGCAACGCGAATCAGTATGCAGAGGATACCGACCAGCCCGCCATAGAGCCATTGGCCGGTATTGGTGTGGGCCGCAGATACCGGGTCGGTGGCCATAAACACCATGCCGAAGGCGAAACTGCCCATCACCAGATGATAGTAAGGCGGGAGTGAATAGAGGGCATTAGCCGGACTATTATGGAACGAGAGCAGCACCGAGGCGATTATGCCACCGATCAGCATTGAGACAATGATCCTCCATGAAGCCACCCTGGTTACCAGCAGGATAACGGCCCCGAAAAGACAGGCGATGGCAGAGGTCTCACCCATGGAACCCGGAATATTGCCCATGAACATCTGCAGCCAGTCGATACCCATGGCCGAGGCGGGGGTGCCGGGTGCGGCAGCAGCGGCAGCGCCGAGGGGGGTCGCACCGGTGACGCCATCCACGGCGGTCCAGACCGCGTCGCCTGAGATCTGGGCCGGGTAGGCAAAATAGATAAAGGCGCGGGAGGCGAGGGCCGGGTTCATGAAGTTGCGACCCACCCCGCCGAATACCTCTTTGGCAAACACCAGCCCGAAGGTGATGCCTGTGGCCACCTGCCAGAGCGGGATGGTGGGCGGCAGTATCAAGGTGTAGAGCAGGCCGGTAACTAAAAACGCTTCTGAAAATTCATGGCCGCGGATAATGTTGAAGATACCCTCGACAATTGAGCCGACCACCATGGTGACGACATATATGGGCAGGAAGTAAAGAGCGCCATGAGCCAGGTTGGAGAAGGTGCTGGCAGGGTCGCAGCCGATCCCGGCCATCATTGCCCCCCGCCAGCCTTCAGGTGCCGCCAGGCCCAGCGAGGCGATTGCCTGGTTAGCCTGGTATCCTGTGTTCCAGAGCGCCATGATGACGCAGGGAAACAGCGCGACCAGCACCGTGGTCATGATCCTCTTCAGGTCCATTCCGTCCCGGACGTGGGGGGCGTTCCTGGTGGTAGTGTTGCTGCCGAAGAGAAAAGAGTCGAACGCTTCATAGAGCGGATACCAGCGGGCAAAACGTGCGCCCGGCTCGAAGTGTTGTCCCAACTCTTCCATTTTCTTGCTGAGTTTATTCATGTCTGCTCTTTATGATTGTCTGTTGTTCTCAGCCTTCGATTTCAATTGTGGTCAATACCTGGCGGAGGTTGGTACCGAACTCATTTTTTCCGGGACAGACAAAACTACATGGGGCTACGTCCTCCTCGATGAGTTCGAGGCACCCGAGCGCCTTCGACTTTTCTGTATCGCCCACCAGCAGGGCGCGCATCAGATAGGTGGGGATGATGTCCAGGGGCATCACGTCTTCATAAGTGCCTAAAGGATAAATAGCCCTATGGCCACCCCAGACGGCGGTGTTCATGTCTAGCTTCAGCAACTTGTTCATGGCGGAGGTGAAAACGGGTTTGACCGAAAATTTAGTGGCACCCGGCAGTGCCCAGTTGAGCAGGCTTCTGCCGCTGTTATCGGGCAATACGCTTACCTGATTGTGATACCGGCCGAGGTAGGCGTGGTGCTCATTGACGTTGCGGCCGCTGAGCACAGAGCCTGAAATGATGCGCATTGTGTCATTTCTCAATTCTCCGGCGCAGAGATCGTGCAGGTTTGTACCTAACCGTGTGGTTACAAGTGACGGATTCCTCACTCCAGGTCCGGCGAGTGAGATGGTACGTTCCGTCATCAACGTGCCGGTCCGAAACAGGTAGCCGATAGCGATGACATCCTGATAGCCGATGTGCCAGACGGTTTTTTTCTCATGGACCGGATCGATGAAATGGATATGGGTGGAAGCCAGTCCTGCAGGGTGGGGTCCTGTGAAGGTCCAGTAATTGAAGTTTTCTTGCTTTTCACCGATGCCGAGTTCACGGTCTGCTGAGCAGTAGTGAACCGGCACTTCCAACAGCCGGTCGAGCAGATCAAGGCCCATTTTGTAATCCTCGGCATGGGCCGAAATGATGAGTTCCGGTGGTGGTGCCAAAGGCTCGCTATCGATTGCGGTGATAAAAAGGGAAGCGGGCAGGGTATCAATTTCAGGGATTTTGCCGTAGGGCCTGGTACGGAAGGATGCCCAGAGCCCTGATTCGGCAAGAACTTCCCTGATGGCCTCTGCCGAGAGGTTTTCCACGGGCTGGCCAGGGTTATCCATGAACGATATCGCCTCATCGCCCATCAGTTCGATCACCAGGGATTCGAATTTCCTTTTGGCTCCGCGATTTATAGCCACCACTTTGCCGCAGCCGGGTGCTACATACCTTTGTCCCTGTGATTTCTTGTTGGTGAAAAGCAGTTGCCCGGTTTTAACCATGTCGCCGACCTGCACCTCCATGGTCGGCTTCATGCCAACGCTGTCGTCTCCTATCAGGGCAACACGGCGGCTTTCTGCTCCTTTGCGGATTGTGGGCTCCGGGGCACCGCTGATGGGTAGGTTGAGTCCTTTTTTGATGATTATATGTTCCATATCAGCTGAAAAATCCTGAAGAGTGAGAGTTTCTCTGCTGCTTATCGATGAGATATCCTTCACAGCCGTCAAGCGATTCCAGTAGCTCCAGCCCTGTATCACGACCAAGAGCCATGACTGCGGTGGCGAGACCGTCTGCGAGGCCAACCGTCGGGGCCGTGATGGTGCAGCTGGCCAGGTCCGGAGAAGAAAAACCGGTCCGGGGATCTAATATATGATGATTGCGAAAATCAGCGGTGTAGGGTTGGAAGTAATCTCCGGAGGTGGCCACCGCCCGGTTGATCACCTTCACTGAAACGGGCTCCATTGGTTGCTCTATCCTTGGGTTACGTATGCCGATTCTCCAGGGGCTGCCGTCCGGTTTGGCGCCGGCCACCATCAGGTCGCCACCGGCATCTACACAGACATTGTGAAATCCGGCCGCTTTTAAAGCCGCCACCCCCTGATCGACGATATATCCTTTGCCTATGCCATCCAGGGTGATCCCCATGCCGGTTTTCTGGAATTGTACAGATGAGGCGTTTGCTGCCAGGTAGCGATACCCCGTTGCTGTCCTGGCCTGGGTGATGGCTCCGCTACTATCGGCATATTTGCCTGCAAATTCAGAGTGAGCATTCATCACCGGCAGAATCGTCACGTCAAAAGCACCGTCGCTTCGTTCACTGAGGCCAGCCGAGAGGCCAAGCAGTTCGAGCAAATCCTTGTCGGGGCTGTCGAGACGGCCAGTGGAATTCAGGGTAGCCACCTGGCTGGTCGGCATATGCCGGCTCAGTATTGCCTCAAGCCCTTTCATCCTGCTTATGGTCCGATCAATGGCAGCCTCACAGGCATCACGGTCTTTCCCGTAAACGGTCAGGTTGAGATAGGTACCCATGATCGGCTGACTGCGCCTGGCGACCTGGAGCCTGGCATCTCCGGTAAACAGCCCAAGCTGCCAACACCCACCCGCTGCGCCGGCGACGGCGACTATTTGCAGGAAAGTCCGCCTGGTTATCTTTTTTTTCATTCTTCCTCACCTGTTTTTTTCAACATTTTCATGGGCGCAGTGCACAGCTTTGATGAGCGCTGCTATGAATGAAATCAAATGTGTTGAGGGGGTGCCCAATGGTTTGAATGGGCTGACAAAATTTGCTGACTCATCGAAATATTAAAAAAAAATATAATAAACTATAACGGGAATGCGAAAGTGAATCAATCTCATTTGGGAATAAGATTGGTAATCTTTTGTATCTGAAAATCTTTGAGAAAACCCATATCTGCAGTTTAGCATGATTTTACCGCAAAGTTTCAAGAATTATCCGGTGTATAATTTAAGACGTAGGGCAAGAAATGGTTGGGAACGCAGGGGCTGCAGGAGTATCTGACTTTTCGCTGAGGTGATTCCGATGGCTGGAGATATTATTAATTCAGGCAAAGTTTCAGGCAAAAAAAAGAGCTATGAAAAACTGGGACTGTTCTATCTGGGCCGGGAAATTGGTGACAATGGAGAAACAATCGCCCCTATGCTGCTCAGGAGTCGTGACCTTACCACCCATGGCGTGATTATAGGCATGACGGGAAGCGGCAAAACAGGTCTTGGAATTGGATTGATAGAAGAGGCGATAATGGATGGGATTCCCTCTATTATCATTGATCCCAAGGGTGACATGGGAAACCTGTTGCTGACATTTCCTGATTTACAGGCCCAGGATTTTCAGCCGTGGCTGGAACAGTCGGAAGCATCCCGGAAAGGGCTCATCCTTGAACAGTATGCGCAGAAAACCGCTGCACAATGGCGGGACGGTCTTGCAGCATGGGATCAGAAGCCCGATAGAATCCGAACTCTTGCCCGACAAGCAGAGATAACCATATATACCCCTGGTGGAGGTGGTGGCGTGCCGGTTTCTGTGTTGGCAGGCTTTGCCGCACCAGCCCCCGATCCGGCGGCTGATCCCGATACCTTGAACGATCTTGTTACCTCAGCTGTTTCAGGATTGCTGGCACTATTGCAGATTGACGCCGACCCGATGCAGAGCAGGGAACATATCCTGCTCAGTTCGATCTTGCTGCACTACTGGCAGAAGGGGAATGGGGTGGATATGGAGGCATTGATCGGTGCCATAGTCAGCCCGC of the Desulfosediminicola ganghwensis genome contains:
- a CDS encoding NADH:ubiquinone reductase (Na(+)-transporting) subunit B; translated protein: MNKLSKKMEELGQHFEPGARFARWYPLYEAFDSFLFGSNTTTRNAPHVRDGMDLKRIMTTVLVALFPCVIMALWNTGYQANQAIASLGLAAPEGWRGAMMAGIGCDPASTFSNLAHGALYFLPIYVVTMVVGSIVEGIFNIIRGHEFSEAFLVTGLLYTLILPPTIPLWQVATGITFGLVFAKEVFGGVGRNFMNPALASRAFIYFAYPAQISGDAVWTAVDGVTGATPLGAAAAAAPGTPASAMGIDWLQMFMGNIPGSMGETSAIACLFGAVILLVTRVASWRIIVSMLIGGIIASVLLSFHNSPANALYSLPPYYHLVMGSFAFGMVFMATDPVSAAHTNTGQWLYGGLVGILCILIRVANPAYPEGTMLAIILGNVFAPLFDYFVLQANIKRRRLRHG
- a CDS encoding Na(+)-translocating NADH-quinone reductase subunit C, which gives rise to MVDIRAAKPFYSVLILAFACSALVAGAAVGLRPRQEANRQLDRQKNILYAAGLFEEGKSIDQLFANVETRLVDLESGEFVEADQLDPKNYNQRRAALSNDLGRPIEPDADLAKLGRQEKISLVYVIKDNDAISQIVLPVRGKGLWSTMYAYVAIDSDLNTIRGVSFYEHGETPGLGGEVSNPRWQQRWGGKKVYKDEDVAIRVIKGTIDETSADAAYEIDGLSGATLTSNGVSDLLKFWFGDHGFQPFLSQLKKKDNSNG
- a CDS encoding FAD:protein FMN transferase, whose amino-acid sequence is MKKKITRRTFLQIVAVAGAAGGCWQLGLFTGDARLQVARRSQPIMGTYLNLTVYGKDRDACEAAIDRTISRMKGLEAILSRHMPTSQVATLNSTGRLDSPDKDLLELLGLSAGLSERSDGAFDVTILPVMNAHSEFAGKYADSSGAITQARTATGYRYLAANASSVQFQKTGMGITLDGIGKGYIVDQGVAALKAAGFHNVCVDAGGDLMVAGAKPDGSPWRIGIRNPRIEQPMEPVSVKVINRAVATSGDYFQPYTADFRNHHILDPRTGFSSPDLASCTITAPTVGLADGLATAVMALGRDTGLELLESLDGCEGYLIDKQQRNSHSSGFFS
- a CDS encoding NADH:ubiquinone reductase (Na(+)-transporting) subunit D; amino-acid sequence: MAESKLELVVFPIFKRNPIALLILGICSALAVTGQMATAFVMSVCVIFVTAFSSLTISIVRFQIPNSVRIGIQITVIATLVILVDQILKAFVFELSKQLSIYVGLIITNCIIMGRAEGFAMSNPPVASFLDGVGNGLGYSFILILVAFIRELFGSGSVFGYEIMRTVSNGGWYIPNGLLVLPASAFFLVALIIWAVRTALPDQQETE
- the nqrF gene encoding NADH:ubiquinone reductase (Na(+)-transporting) subunit F, producing the protein MNEILYAVLCFLGIQLVLVTLIVITKKTLLPSGDINIIINEDKVVTGKPGGKLLTTLADNGIILSSACGGGGTCGQCRCIISEGGGAILPTEKGKINRREEREGMRLSCQVPVKRDLKIEVPNSMLDARKWQCKVVSNENVATFIKELILELPPGENVDFKAGGYIQIEVPPHTLSYASFDIGESYLSDWTKFQMFQYKSHVHTPVTRAYSMANYPGERGVIKLNVRIASPPPGAKKDIPPGQVSSYIFNLKAGDEVTISGPFGEFFMDESQSEVIIIGGGAGMAPLRSHVFDLFKTHHTNRKVSYWYGGRSLKECFYLEDFYEIEKNNDNFSFHLALSDPLPEDKWQGDVGFIHNVLYEKYLKDHPAPEDIHYYICGPPMMNAAVINMLEDLGVEGENIKFDDFGG
- a CDS encoding Lrp/AsnC family transcriptional regulator, which encodes MKLDATNIEIIRHLKDGRKSFKLIATDLSITENTVRSRVNKLIEEGLLDISGNIRVDALPGHNLLYLGVKLKSMELQKKAQEFSQLKGVVSAGIVTGRYDIILQVLLNEEYNLLEFVTSQVTKIDDVQTVESFVVYEGYNLKVPYIL
- the nqrE gene encoding NADH:ubiquinone reductase (Na(+)-transporting) subunit E codes for the protein MMGHYLDIIFRSVFLENLPLSFFLGMCTFLAISKQVKTAIGLGSAVLFLQIITVPLNNLVLSTLLKPGALSWAGQPDIDLTFLGLLTYIAIIAAVVQILEMVLDRFLPALYNTLGIFLPLLTVNCAILGASLFMVERDYTFGESVAYGIGAGAGFFLAVVVLAGIRERSEYADPPAGLKGLGMTFITAGLMAIAFMGLAGMQL
- a CDS encoding Na(+)-translocating NADH-quinone reductase subunit A, with the translated sequence MEHIIIKKGLNLPISGAPEPTIRKGAESRRVALIGDDSVGMKPTMEVQVGDMVKTGQLLFTNKKSQGQRYVAPGCGKVVAINRGAKRKFESLVIELMGDEAISFMDNPGQPVENLSAEAIREVLAESGLWASFRTRPYGKIPEIDTLPASLFITAIDSEPLAPPPELIISAHAEDYKMGLDLLDRLLEVPVHYCSADRELGIGEKQENFNYWTFTGPHPAGLASTHIHFIDPVHEKKTVWHIGYQDVIAIGYLFRTGTLMTERTISLAGPGVRNPSLVTTRLGTNLHDLCAGELRNDTMRIISGSVLSGRNVNEHHAYLGRYHNQVSVLPDNSGRSLLNWALPGATKFSVKPVFTSAMNKLLKLDMNTAVWGGHRAIYPLGTYEDVMPLDIIPTYLMRALLVGDTEKSKALGCLELIEEDVAPCSFVCPGKNEFGTNLRQVLTTIEIEG